Genomic window (Vigna unguiculata cultivar IT97K-499-35 chromosome 10, ASM411807v1, whole genome shotgun sequence):
TATATACCTTGATCTCAAGGAGAATTATTTTTTGTCGTTATTCCAAACTAATCTCCATAACATGATGTAAAGTATCTTAGTATTAGGTGGCAATAACTaccactaattaattaaaataataataataatgtttaagcATGGTGGTTTAGGTATATACAATTATCCCACGTTCGTAGTTCTTGCTTTGTTTATGTTGCTTCACATGTTTGGTAACTTTTGTGTGTTCAGCTGGAGTAAATAATgagataaattaattatatatttatatatattattgaaaacaTATACATTAGCTtgctcatcaattttaaattgctttccaaaaatatgaagtttattaaagaaaaaacattttcaatggtcgataaataaaattgaaaaagtaaagtTTTGCatgtttttcactaaaattgagttgttttcataattttgttgtataaattctaaaatgttGCTTGCATAATTAGACAATGTAAGCACACCCATGTATAACAATATTACAACAGTTTGTAGAATCAAAAGTTAGGATAAGATAAATTATGTAATAGTACATATTTAGTTATTtgctgataaaagaaaatatatttaatgaaagaattaaaatattttaaataggtTGAGTAGATATATTTTGAAGTTTTATGCAAAAGATTAAGATAATGCATACGCTTCCACATGGCaagattataataatttgacTCAGATTTGGTCATCATAACACACACAAATATGTTCTAAAAGCTTGCAATGTgaggattgaaaaaaaaaatggaaaaaaattgggaaaaaaataaaaaatagagaatatGTTGACAATTCTTTGCTTCTGTCCTAGTTATTCCCTTCGCTAGAAACAATCATTCAGAACaataaaattcatttctataatttaaaagaatatatatatatatatatatatatatttttttttttttttgttcccttcaaaagaataatacattaaaaagctattaatatttctttaaagTTTTGTTTGGTGAAAAGGGGAAGTAAGTTGATGGAAATAAAATGGACGagttaaaataaactaaaatgaaattgaaaaaaaaattaaaaattaaaaaagtgagaaaaataagggaaaaattatgtaaaacaaTGGTTTAGAATTATTTAAAGTAGGTGAAGATGGTGACTGCAATCTAAAAGTTGACAACCACGAATATAAAgttgatgtatatatatatacatacaattgGCATTACTATGGCATGATGGTGATGCataattaacaatttttctACGTTAATGCCTGCCTCTATTAATTCCTGTTTTATAGAATATTGAACCTTTGGTTTGAATATTCAACTCTCACAACATTTCCAGCAACATAGCATGTGCTTTTATCCCTTAGATATTGGTTTATATCCCTTTTTATGTTCAAAATCTCATATAGGataactttatattatttaaaaaggttaaatatgtttttagtttcttaactttcaacgaattttgaaattaatctatttcaaaattttagaccaatttagtcattcatttctCGAAATATGTGAAtctagtccttttaatcaaattttgttaggtttatttaacgtttcgtatatatttcaagattgtattttagttgtttatactgtttgacacatttttgctttaatgttaagtaaaatactattatgaaatgcgcttgaaatgtcaaataaacctaacaaaattcgattaaaatgactaaattcacgtatttcgaaagatgaaagactaaattggttcaaagtttcaaaatggactaatttcaagattcaataaaaattaagaaaccaaaaacatatttaaccctaattaaaAGGTCAAAAATCTTATTGAATTATGTTTAAAGTTAGTTTTCTAATATAGTATCacaactatttaaaaattttcaaataaaatttattgtttgttgaaTTCTATTATATCATAGGTTATCAAACCAAccataatattttgtttcacaCTAAAGAAAaccaatgaaaaatatattgacatGATCAGAGGAATCGGTAATCTTACatcaatcataaataaaatgaatttatattgCATATAAGTGAATACAAGCACAACATAATTtaatagtataatattttaatgaaaaatgataCTTTGACACCCCAAACTTACCACTTTCATTACCACTTTCATAGGTTACAAGTTAATTAGTCTTGGGTTACACCTTAATTTTAAGGTGGTAAAAAAAGTGGTAAGTTTGGGGTGTCAACCTATCATTAccctattttaattttgaacatAAACAACAATAAGTTAGTTAATTAATGATGTTGTTCCAAACATTCTAGTATTGTGCTAACTTAGAAATTTATATATGCTCCacttaaactaaattaatatattatatatgtagttTTATCTGTCATAATTCTCAAATTTCACCATGTTTCTTCATAGACCAGCTATGCCAGTTTCCAATTTGAGATTTGTACGTTAGCTTCCAAGAAGAAATTATGGGAAAAGAATCTGAATGCATTAGGTAGAAGAAAGAGGGTGACAGAGTCAATAACCACTCACTATTTTATCcacatatatttatacaaaGTTGGTGACACAGTAAGTAAATGGAGTTGgtgttatatatataacccTCCTCGCACACCATTTTCTTGTCACTGCCAAAGCTTCCTCCAATCACAACCTTAAACCTTaaaccttcttcttcttctcagaAAATAGACATGGCAAAAGCAATTGCAGCTTCTTTCTTGCTTCTGATGCTGGCTTTTCCCACTGTCTTCGCTGTTGACTATGATGTTGGTGACACGAGTGGATGGGCCTCAGGGGTTGATTACACCAATTGGGTCTCTGGCAAAACTTTCAAAGTTGGTGATAATTTGGGTAAGTCTAAGACCGTTTAAATACTCGTTTTTCTTTTCACTATTTGGTCTAAAATGGTTTAAATATTCCTTCTTCTTTCTATGCATCTTATTTAAGACGGTTTAAatactctttcttcttttcatgtaaaataatttagggttaactatgtttttgtaactttcagtgaattttgtaattagttcatttcgaaactttgaatcaatttagtcttccatctttcgaaatacgtagatttagttCTTCTAATCAAATCTTATTAGGTtgatttgatgtttcgtacgcatttcaggattctatttaagttgtttataccgtttgacatatgtttgttttaatgttaagtcaactactattatgaaacgcggttgaaatatcaaataaatttaataaaatttgattaaaaaactaaattcacgtattttgaaagatgaaaaactaaattggtccaaaatttcaaaatagactaattttaaaattcactaaaaaattaatggacaaaaacatatttaacggAATAATTTATTTCTGATGGTTAAGATTTTTATCATGCTAAAGCTAACTAATTTGTGATTTCTTATGTTGAAAAAAACAGTGTTCAAGTATGATTCGAGCCATGAAGTTGATGAGGTTAACGAGAATGGCTACAGCAGTTGCAGTTCAAGCAACCTCATCAAGAACCACAATGATGGAAACAGCAAGATTGCATTGTCTTCAACCGGAAACAGGTACTTCATATGCCCAAGGCCAGGGCACTGTGCCGGAGGAATGAAGCTTCAGATCAATGTGGTGGCCGCCAACTCCACCACCCCTTCGACCCCTTCAACACCTTCTTCTCCGCCGTCTGAGTCAGGTTCTCCTtccaccaccaacaccacttCACCGCCGTCAAAGCCCAACGGAGCGGTTGCAGTTTCCGGCAGCATTGGGCTTCTGGCGGCTGCTTCGGCGGTTGTTCTTGGTTTCATGGGCTAGGGAAGAGACAGTGCtgttttttcatctttattcatcgatatgtttttttttttgagttgcTGTGAGCTTCATTTGATTCACATGTTTGCCTCATCTTCTTCATGTCTATCACCCTTTGACttaagaaaatgacatttttcttcaacttttcctttctatttcatttaattataggGTTATGTTAtgtaatcttaaaaaataaaatcattttattctGCCATCCAATTATAGATATTTATAGtagttatttagaaaaaaatatagcaACAATAATTCTgattaattgataaaatcaaattttttatattaaaaagatgattaattgataaaaatgggataaaaattacataataaaattataaataaatttttattttagaaaataaaataatcaaattcatAATTGCGTTTGCATTCATTATAATGTATATAGTGGATGTTTGTTTGATTAAATTGATggaaaattgattaaaattaattttctaatacAGAATCGGTATGTACGTGTTAGTAAATTGTTCTAATCCAATGGGTTGATAAAATGATTagatatatttgaattttgcggttggaatgatttataTAGCGAAAAGTTGTGATAAGAttaaaactttttcttttcactttctATTATACCTACGATGATGGTGtcgttttctttattttgttttgtcatCTTTCAGTTAACAATTATTGACCATGAAACAATTCCAATGCATTTAAGTGGTGGTCGTTTTCACAAGgaagaaataaaatagatatattttaaaaaaacgagttttaagaaaaaaatgcactttctcctctttttttttttttttcttattttaattttgtcctttcgtttaaaatatttgaactcATGTGAGCAAATAATCAACTACTACAGTTAAATATTTTGGTGATAAACTAAAGCAccatgtttttttcttattaagaaTACAACTGGCATAAACTCATtaacacttattttttaattactactTATAGATTAAGCCAACCACTACCACTACCACATGCTTATCACTTTCAATATTAGCCTTCGTGTTGAACTTTTATTTgttgataattattatttatttgccAAAAGCTCAGTGCAATAATATATATTCTGTTGACAACCATGAAGTTGGTAGACTTGAAATtctgtaaataaaattttaaattcatttattgtcaattaaaaaatatgtttgataGAAGAAATCTCACTAAAATCAGTTCGGCagatacttttaaaaattaactataaataaaatcacattacaagaaaatcatattatatatatatatatgtaaaggtatttttgtgaattaaagtttaacggATATGTGTATctacgggtacggatactataaTATCCGTGCCCGTCATGTTAACCtgcaaatataaaaaatactcgtatCCACAgatagcgggtatccatttttaatattcgtttcctATCCATTACAAGTTTTAttgggtacggatttttttaaCGTCCCTAATAACAACTAATATCACATGTATATAAACTCCAAATTGAAAAGATAATACTATATTCTTGTGGATGAGTAATGGTGCAAATTAAATATTGTTGGTACCTTTATTCTTGGGATTATGTGTATGCATAAAGGCACattttccaaatttaaaatGGCTTAAAGAAAACTAGATGGATTAGTTAGGTATggtcaaattaattataaactctaaTCACACAATAGGTCAAAGTGTGGATAACAAGTTTCAAACTCAGAAAATGCATTCCACAAAAGTCATGTGGTCCTACACCATCTACCACTTTTTACTAGTTCCTATATAGTTTATATAATGAGAATTTGCAACTCCTCCACCACCATAATTTAATTAACCTATAATTCTAGGTCTCCCAAtatagattaaattttaatttacatgtAAGTTTTTCAATTATTAAGTTTTAATGTCAACACTCAGACTAAAATATTGAAGTTTTATGGGTATTACAAAGACATTGGTAAAAGACTTTGCCGGCAAATTATACTTAGTTAACCTAATCTTAAGATTTACATTATGAATTACATTTTAGTTTACATGTAAGCTTTTCAATTATGGAGTTTTAATGTCAAGATTTATCTAAGACAAGGATATTAAAGTTTATAGAGAAGTTGATGACGACTTTACCAACAAAGTGTAACTTAATTAACCTAACCATAAGACtcataatatgaaataaattttaatttacatatttataaagaatACAAGGgatattcaaattcatttatagaacaataaatttataaaaattttaatttacatgtacttttttattatgaagTTTTAATCTCAAGACTTTCTTGAATAGGAATATTAAAATGGATACTTACAGAAAAGTTAACGGACCACTTTGGGTGAATAGTTTAAATTCCTTCACCTCATTAAATTTCTTCTCCCACCCTATCAAAAGTTTccaaaaaatgttttctctaaAAGGATATGTTTgacttctgaaaaaaaaaaattctgaatcgtttattgtatttgaaaaaataaattcctGAAAATATCGGgtgggtgcaggaagaaaacgATGAGGTACAGGAAGTAATTTCCAAATATTAATAGCCCTTCAAGGTCTAAAAGAACAACCAGAACATATCAGCTAGGACAATTGCTTTCTGCACCTTATCATTCTCTTCCTGTATccaatcattttatttaaatgcatGTATTGAACTATTCTAACCAATGAAGTTGATGTTGGGAGTAGCAGTGCGATAATGCTTTCAAAAAAGGAAGTCATTATTAAAATTTCCGAAGGAAATAATTACTACATAAAATCCGTTGCGAATACAAGGTTCGTTCAATCTAAAGGGCACCATTTAAGAAACACAGACAAAATTAAGATCCAACAATAAACtaaacatattttgaaaaattttcaagCTCCATAACAACTACTTAAGCATCCACAAGCCAAAGAAAGATCACTACAATATGTAATCAAGGACAACCATCTGTTTACTCTATCAGATAACAAACACAACACAATACATTGTCAAATACTACATAAACTGTACTTGTGATTAATCATCTTCTCTTTCTGGAGGTAATCCACAAGGCAGGAGCATTTTCTGCACCAAAGATAGAATTTGTCATATAACTTATAAGGAAAAGATGATGACTTTGTAGACTACACTAAAGAGAAGGTTAACAGGGTCTGGATTCTCTGTTGATTTTTGGTGTTGTCCCTCTGATGGACCTTCAAAATATACTGATAttggtatattaaaaaaagtttttaatatattttagaatatcaaaatcaatgtattttgaaaacacaacaaagaaacAATGCTAAAGATCCAGCAGAGAATCCAAGTTCAGGATAACATGACAAGAAAAAATTCAGAGAAGGGTCATGCTATAACTACTCTTTAGATAATTGTAAATTATACTTCTTGCTTGCTAATTCCTTTCAGAATTCcagcccccccccccccccccccctcccCTCTCGATTGGATTAGGATGAATAAACATGTTGCAGGTTCAGAGACACCACAAAGCTCTGAATTAAGAAGATTCACATTGCTCAAATGCTACATAATTGTGGTATAGGGTGGTCACTTTTATGAATGTATGTGCTGAAATTATGATGTTTCATTGAGCGAAGGGAGACTATGAATAATACCCTATTCATATTGTGATGTTTTACTGTTTTAACGACACATAAGCACACTAAACCTCCCTTACACAATTATACTAACAAAACACTCCTGATCCTAAAGAGCACATAGCTTCTTAAAGACAGCATAAACCCCTCTAAGATAAGACTATCTAAGATGTGATGTGGTAAGATATTGCAGATATTCTAGGATAAAAGCAAGATACTGatggatatttttttatgatataacATTATGATCCATCATGTTAGATCCACAACCCATATTGGGCCAACACAAAAACTCTACTAAAATAACAGGATAAGCAAACAATAACGGCAGCAGTCAACAACTTCAGCAGAAAAGCATCACAAGTAACAAGTGATTTTCTTTTCACCATTGTCTCAAAAGTCCATAGACAACATGTTTGGcagaaattaatatatttcactACAAAGAAATGTTAGTAACGCACTCTTGTCTATGCTATTGGGCAAAATTAACTTGAGACACTTCAGTTACACCAGTAACTGTTCCCACTCTTCGTTCATGAACTCTCCCAATACATTAGAACACTGAAAAGAAAAGTGTACTGCTAGCATTTGTCTTTTACTAAGATGACAGTGAAACAAACTACTGGACATAGATAAAGACCTGACTTAATATCAAAGCTAGAAGACTATTGGGTTTTTATGAAGGAAGACACCAGGAGATTTGTCCCCAATGAGTTGTGAAGAAGACATAAGGGATAAGAGACCAGGACACCATTtcgaattcaaaattttatgacaATGAGTTTACTAGttcttttacttatatattagtCATTTTACTCAGTTTTACCATATGTGTGACTTTCAACTCAGCTTGAACTCTTAACAATCTCTTCAATCTCTTCGTCAGGCGTGAGTCTCTTCACATTGGAACACATAACTCTCTAACACGAGTATCTTAGTGGTAAAAAACCCTTAAACTTTAGGTTCCTTCACCTACTTTATACCATAATTGTCGAGTCATCACCAGAATGAACCATAGGCTCTGCTCTGATACTACTGTCAGTTTTTCTCGGGAGATTCAGTCCTAATATGTTGTGAACAAGCCTATATAAAAGACTATG
Coding sequences:
- the LOC114166196 gene encoding uclacyanin-3-like gives rise to the protein MAKAIAASFLLLMLAFPTVFAVDYDVGDTSGWASGVDYTNWVSGKTFKVGDNLVFKYDSSHEVDEVNENGYSSCSSSNLIKNHNDGNSKIALSSTGNRYFICPRPGHCAGGMKLQINVVAANSTTPSTPSTPSSPPSESGSPSTTNTTSPPSKPNGAVAVSGSIGLLAAASAVVLGFMG